A window of Lytechinus pictus isolate F3 Inbred chromosome 7, Lp3.0, whole genome shotgun sequence contains these coding sequences:
- the LOC129265443 gene encoding deleted in malignant brain tumors 1 protein-like isoform X3 — translation MMGTPTYLLEDGMYESEGRVEANFSGSAPASFCDSLWGIEEATVICKHLNYTGADLALLSGYFGDVRNESLSQPAYGELSCTGFEDHLLQCNYTDVGSACPHSGKGAGVRCTAYGSLRLSNGSVPGEGRVEILGESGVWGTICDDEWDRIDAGVACRQLGFPGAIEAIVNENYTHSQPLFGPGSGPILLDGLECSGGERHLIDCPVTKEFGIHDCSHEEDAGVRCDTKLIRLQNGEYPNQGRVEVYHGGSWGTICSWNMDAAHIACRELGYPLGALENTSVAGGDGRVLLDEVFCSGNESHVRDCDSLGWAKVQSCSPNPHPYQLTAGVICNDPANFVKLLSGSTSYEGIVEYRFGSVPGFICDPDWSIAEAEVVCRQLGYQYGRNERPVSLGPLSGTIFYHDYQCNGTEEHLGECQVSSSSYFECEPTNIAQVRCGPPKEFDLRLMGSDYTEQGRVDVYYNNEWSSITDDYFFTNVRQTICRQLGYEGSPSTYYSYNLFESGSGRIVIDGLYCGFFDSKITDCSITFTGNESLNTRDDELEVLCAPYVSVANHPVRLVNEKGVINRDYGRVEILHDGLWGSICDDYTNDGTADLICSQLGHDITYARSLRPSSYDIPFPVREWFSFISCNWDSRFIFQCRFSPWGYVDTDWCYSGRHAGVQCIETLPFVTTSASPFLSTEAPVIPDSSSPMLTQWEIFLIAVAFLVPVMCVIICCYQRQRSKGSDRRTFADNTVYSSSANNGAGSVIVASPPPRYISSPSPPTELPPSYDSVMHPSDQSYPPTDNVNLSVIHPSDQSDPPTDNVTPSAMHPSDRTDPRTDNVNLSVIHPSDQSDPPTDNVTPSVMHPSDQTDSPTDNVNPSVIHPSDQFDPSTDNITPSVMHPSDQTDSPTDNNNPSVSHPSDHSYLPTDNVTSSVMHPSDRTIH, via the exons ATGATGG GTACACCGACCTATCTGCTCGAGGATGGTATGTACGAATCTGAAGGTCGAGTTGAAGCGAATTTCTCCGGCTCTGCCCCGGCTTCATTCTGTGACAGTCTTTGGGGTATTGAAGAAGCCACTGTAATCTGTAAACATTTGAACTACACCGGTGCCGATCTAGCATTGCTCTCGGGATACTTCGGAGACGTTCGGAATGAGTCGCTGAGTCAACCAGCTTATGGTGAACTGTCTTGCACTGGGTTTGAGGATCATCTACTTCAGTGTAACTACACAGATGTAGGCTCTGCATGCCCTCACTCTGGAAAAGGTGCAGGTGTTAGGTGTACAGCATATG GAAGTCTTCGCCTTTCCAATGGATCTGTACCTGGTGAGGGTCGTGTTGAGATTCTTGGAGAATCAGGAGTTTGGGGAACAATATGTGATGATGAATGGGACAGGATTGATGCAGGAGTGGCCTGTAGACAACTTGGATTCCCGGGTGCTATAGAAGCCATCGTCAATGAAAATTATACACATTCGCAACCACTCTTTGGTCCTGGTTCAGGTCCAATTCTCCTAGATGGACTCGAGTGTAGTGGAGGCGAGAGACATTTAATAGACTGTCCAGTGACAAAAGAATTTGGGATTCACGACTGTTCACACGAAGAAGACGCGGGTGTAAGATGTGACACAAAAC TGATTCGTCTGCAAAACGGGGAATATCCCAATCAAGGTCGAGTTGAAGTTTATCACGGAGGATCATGGGGTACAATCTGTTCTTGGAATATGGATGCTGCTCATATCGCATGTCGAGAACTGGGGTATCCACTAGGAGCGTTGGAAAACACATCAGTAGCTGGAGGGGATGGACGAGTCCTACTGGACGAGGTATTCTGTTCAGGAAACGAGTCTCATGTTCGGGATTGTGATTCTTTAGGGTGGGCTAAGGTTCAAAGCTGTTCTCCAAATCCACATCCATATCAACTCACAGCAGGCGTCATCTGTAATG ATCCAGCCAACTTTGTAAAACTTCTGAGTGGATCTACCAGCTACGAAGGTATTGTTGAATACCGTTTTGGATCTGTACCTGGTTTTATATGTGACCCTGATTGGAGTATAGCTGAAGCAGAAGTCGTCTGTCGACAGCTCGGTTACCAGTATGGAAGAAATGAAAGACCAGTTTCACTTGGCCCATTATCTGGGACGATCTTTTATCATGACTATCAGTGTAACGGAACTGAAGAGCATCTCGGTGAATGCCAAGTCTCATCGTCCTCTTACTTTGAATGCGAACCGACAAACATCGCCCAGGTCAGATGTGGACCTCCAAAAG AGTTTGATCTTCGCCTGATGGGAAGTGACTACACAGAACAAGGCAGAGTAGATGTATACTATAATAATGAGTGGAGCTCTATCACGGACGATTATTTCTTCACTAACGTCCGACAGACAATATGTCGACAGCTTGGTTATGAAGGATCACCTAGTACTTACTACTCGTACAACCTATTTGAGAGTGGATCGGGTAGGATCGTCATCGATGGCTTATATTGCGGCTTCTTTGATTCCAAGATaaccgactgcagcataacattcACCGGTAATGAATCATTGAATACCCGTGATGACGAACTGGAAGTTTTATGTGCACCATATG TATCGGTGGCGAACCATCCTGTCCGACTGGTCAACGAGAAAGGTGTGATCAACAGAGATTACGGTCGAGTAGAGATTCTTCATGATGGTCTTTGGGGATCTATATGTGACGATTACACGAACGATGGCACTGCCGAC CTCATCTGCAGTCaactagggcatgatattactTATGCAAGAAGTCTCCGACCATCATCGTATGACATCCCTTTTCCTGTCAGGGAATGGTTTAGTTTTATATCATGTAATTGGGATTCACGATTCATCTTCCAATGCCGTTTTTCGCCCTGGGGATATGTGGATACAGATTGGTGTTACAGTGGGAGACACGCTGGAGTACAGTGCATTGAAACTTTGCCATTCGTCACGACTTCAG cATCTCCTTTCCTTTCTACAGAAGCCCCAGTGATACCTGATTCTTCGTCACCTATGCTGACACAGtgggaaatatttttgataGCTGTCGCTTTCTTGGTTCCGGTGATGTGTGTGATCATCTGTTGCTATCAACGACAACGATCAAAAGGATCGGATAGGCGGACTTTTGCTGACAACACCGTCTACTCTTCGTCTGCGAATAATGGAGCAGGATCTGTGATAGTCGCTTCGCCTCCACCTCGCTATATCTCCTCTCCATCACCTCCGACGGAGCTACCGCCGAGCTACGATTCAGTAATGCACCCATCGGATCAAAGTTATCCACCAACAGACAATGTTAACCTTTCAGTAATTCACCCATCGGATCAATCTGATCCACCAACAGACAATGTTACCCCTTCAGCTATGCACCCGTCAGATCGAACTGATCCACGAACAGACAATGTTAACCTTTCAGTAATTCACCCATCAGATCAATCTGATCCACCAACAGACAATGTTACCCCTTCAGTTATGCACCCATCAGATCAAACTGATTCACCAACAGACAATGTTAACCCTTCAGTGATTCACCCATCAGATCAATTTGATCCATCAACAGACAATATTACCCCTTCAGTTATGCACCCATCAGATCAAACTGATTCACCAACAGACAATAATAACCCTTCAGTAAGTCACCCATCAGATCATTCTTATCTACCAACAGACAATGTTACCTCTTCAGTTATGCACCCATCAGATAGAACTATCCACTAA
- the LOC129265443 gene encoding scavenger receptor cysteine-rich domain superfamily protein-like isoform X1, whose amino-acid sequence MDMINRPIIYVHACHVLTLALHIGALALGTPTYLLEDGMYESEGRVEANFSGSAPASFCDSLWGIEEATVICKHLNYTGADLALLSGYFGDVRNESLSQPAYGELSCTGFEDHLLQCNYTDVGSACPHSGKGAGVRCTAYGSLRLSNGSVPGEGRVEILGESGVWGTICDDEWDRIDAGVACRQLGFPGAIEAIVNENYTHSQPLFGPGSGPILLDGLECSGGERHLIDCPVTKEFGIHDCSHEEDAGVRCDTKLIRLQNGEYPNQGRVEVYHGGSWGTICSWNMDAAHIACRELGYPLGALENTSVAGGDGRVLLDEVFCSGNESHVRDCDSLGWAKVQSCSPNPHPYQLTAGVICNDPANFVKLLSGSTSYEGIVEYRFGSVPGFICDPDWSIAEAEVVCRQLGYQYGRNERPVSLGPLSGTIFYHDYQCNGTEEHLGECQVSSSSYFECEPTNIAQVRCGPPKEFDLRLMGSDYTEQGRVDVYYNNEWSSITDDYFFTNVRQTICRQLGYEGSPSTYYSYNLFESGSGRIVIDGLYCGFFDSKITDCSITFTGNESLNTRDDELEVLCAPYVSVANHPVRLVNEKGVINRDYGRVEILHDGLWGSICDDYTNDGTADLICSQLGHDITYARSLRPSSYDIPFPVREWFSFISCNWDSRFIFQCRFSPWGYVDTDWCYSGRHAGVQCIETLPFVTTSASPFLSTEAPVIPDSSSPMLTQWEIFLIAVAFLVPVMCVIICCYQRQRSKGSDRRTFADNTVYSSSANNGAGSVIVASPPPRYISSPSPPTELPPSYDSVMHPSDQSYPPTDNVNLSVIHPSDQSDPPTDNVTPSAMHPSDRTDPRTDNVNLSVIHPSDQSDPPTDNVTPSVMHPSDQTDSPTDNVNPSVIHPSDQFDPSTDNITPSVMHPSDQTDSPTDNNNPSVSHPSDHSYLPTDNVTSSVMHPSDRTIH is encoded by the exons ATGGATATGatcaataggcctataatatacGTGCATGCATGCCATGTTCTGACATTGGCTCTTCACATCGGGGCACTCGCACTAG GTACACCGACCTATCTGCTCGAGGATGGTATGTACGAATCTGAAGGTCGAGTTGAAGCGAATTTCTCCGGCTCTGCCCCGGCTTCATTCTGTGACAGTCTTTGGGGTATTGAAGAAGCCACTGTAATCTGTAAACATTTGAACTACACCGGTGCCGATCTAGCATTGCTCTCGGGATACTTCGGAGACGTTCGGAATGAGTCGCTGAGTCAACCAGCTTATGGTGAACTGTCTTGCACTGGGTTTGAGGATCATCTACTTCAGTGTAACTACACAGATGTAGGCTCTGCATGCCCTCACTCTGGAAAAGGTGCAGGTGTTAGGTGTACAGCATATG GAAGTCTTCGCCTTTCCAATGGATCTGTACCTGGTGAGGGTCGTGTTGAGATTCTTGGAGAATCAGGAGTTTGGGGAACAATATGTGATGATGAATGGGACAGGATTGATGCAGGAGTGGCCTGTAGACAACTTGGATTCCCGGGTGCTATAGAAGCCATCGTCAATGAAAATTATACACATTCGCAACCACTCTTTGGTCCTGGTTCAGGTCCAATTCTCCTAGATGGACTCGAGTGTAGTGGAGGCGAGAGACATTTAATAGACTGTCCAGTGACAAAAGAATTTGGGATTCACGACTGTTCACACGAAGAAGACGCGGGTGTAAGATGTGACACAAAAC TGATTCGTCTGCAAAACGGGGAATATCCCAATCAAGGTCGAGTTGAAGTTTATCACGGAGGATCATGGGGTACAATCTGTTCTTGGAATATGGATGCTGCTCATATCGCATGTCGAGAACTGGGGTATCCACTAGGAGCGTTGGAAAACACATCAGTAGCTGGAGGGGATGGACGAGTCCTACTGGACGAGGTATTCTGTTCAGGAAACGAGTCTCATGTTCGGGATTGTGATTCTTTAGGGTGGGCTAAGGTTCAAAGCTGTTCTCCAAATCCACATCCATATCAACTCACAGCAGGCGTCATCTGTAATG ATCCAGCCAACTTTGTAAAACTTCTGAGTGGATCTACCAGCTACGAAGGTATTGTTGAATACCGTTTTGGATCTGTACCTGGTTTTATATGTGACCCTGATTGGAGTATAGCTGAAGCAGAAGTCGTCTGTCGACAGCTCGGTTACCAGTATGGAAGAAATGAAAGACCAGTTTCACTTGGCCCATTATCTGGGACGATCTTTTATCATGACTATCAGTGTAACGGAACTGAAGAGCATCTCGGTGAATGCCAAGTCTCATCGTCCTCTTACTTTGAATGCGAACCGACAAACATCGCCCAGGTCAGATGTGGACCTCCAAAAG AGTTTGATCTTCGCCTGATGGGAAGTGACTACACAGAACAAGGCAGAGTAGATGTATACTATAATAATGAGTGGAGCTCTATCACGGACGATTATTTCTTCACTAACGTCCGACAGACAATATGTCGACAGCTTGGTTATGAAGGATCACCTAGTACTTACTACTCGTACAACCTATTTGAGAGTGGATCGGGTAGGATCGTCATCGATGGCTTATATTGCGGCTTCTTTGATTCCAAGATaaccgactgcagcataacattcACCGGTAATGAATCATTGAATACCCGTGATGACGAACTGGAAGTTTTATGTGCACCATATG TATCGGTGGCGAACCATCCTGTCCGACTGGTCAACGAGAAAGGTGTGATCAACAGAGATTACGGTCGAGTAGAGATTCTTCATGATGGTCTTTGGGGATCTATATGTGACGATTACACGAACGATGGCACTGCCGAC CTCATCTGCAGTCaactagggcatgatattactTATGCAAGAAGTCTCCGACCATCATCGTATGACATCCCTTTTCCTGTCAGGGAATGGTTTAGTTTTATATCATGTAATTGGGATTCACGATTCATCTTCCAATGCCGTTTTTCGCCCTGGGGATATGTGGATACAGATTGGTGTTACAGTGGGAGACACGCTGGAGTACAGTGCATTGAAACTTTGCCATTCGTCACGACTTCAG cATCTCCTTTCCTTTCTACAGAAGCCCCAGTGATACCTGATTCTTCGTCACCTATGCTGACACAGtgggaaatatttttgataGCTGTCGCTTTCTTGGTTCCGGTGATGTGTGTGATCATCTGTTGCTATCAACGACAACGATCAAAAGGATCGGATAGGCGGACTTTTGCTGACAACACCGTCTACTCTTCGTCTGCGAATAATGGAGCAGGATCTGTGATAGTCGCTTCGCCTCCACCTCGCTATATCTCCTCTCCATCACCTCCGACGGAGCTACCGCCGAGCTACGATTCAGTAATGCACCCATCGGATCAAAGTTATCCACCAACAGACAATGTTAACCTTTCAGTAATTCACCCATCGGATCAATCTGATCCACCAACAGACAATGTTACCCCTTCAGCTATGCACCCGTCAGATCGAACTGATCCACGAACAGACAATGTTAACCTTTCAGTAATTCACCCATCAGATCAATCTGATCCACCAACAGACAATGTTACCCCTTCAGTTATGCACCCATCAGATCAAACTGATTCACCAACAGACAATGTTAACCCTTCAGTGATTCACCCATCAGATCAATTTGATCCATCAACAGACAATATTACCCCTTCAGTTATGCACCCATCAGATCAAACTGATTCACCAACAGACAATAATAACCCTTCAGTAAGTCACCCATCAGATCATTCTTATCTACCAACAGACAATGTTACCTCTTCAGTTATGCACCCATCAGATAGAACTATCCACTAA
- the LOC129265443 gene encoding scavenger receptor cysteine-rich domain superfamily protein-like isoform X2: MDMINRPIIYVHACHVLTLALHIGALALGTPTYLLEDGMYESEGRVEANFSGSAPASFCDSLWGIEEATVICKHLNYTGADLALLSGYFGDVRNESLSQPAYGELSCTGFEDHLLQCNYTDVGSACPHSGKGAGVRCTAYGSLRLSNGSVPGEGRVEILGESGVWGTICDDEWDRIDAGVACRQLGFPGAIEAIVNENYTHSQPLFGPGSGPILLDGLECSGGERHLIDCPVTKEFGIHDCSHEEDAGVRCDTKLIRLQNGEYPNQGRVEVYHGGSWGTICSWNMDAAHIACRELGYPLGALENTSVAGGDGRVLLDEVFCSGNESHVRDCDSLGWAKVQSCSPNPHPYQLTAGVICNDPANFVKLLSGSTSYEGIVEYRFGSVPGFICDPDWSIAEAEVVCRQLGYQYGRNERPVSLGPLSGTIFYHDYQCNGTEEHLGECQVSSSSYFECEPTNIAQVRCGPPKEFDLRLMGSDYTEQGRVDVYYNNEWSSITDDYFFTNVRQTICRQLGYEGSPSTYYSYNLFESGSGRIVIDGLYCGFFDSKITDCSITFTGNESLNTRDDELEVLCAPYVSVANHPVRLVNEKGVINRDYGRVEILHDGLWGSICDDYTNDGTADLICSQLGHDITYARSLRPSSYDIPFPVREWFSFISCNWDSRFIFQCRFSPWGYVDTDWCYSGRHAGVQCIETLPFVTTSEAPVIPDSSSPMLTQWEIFLIAVAFLVPVMCVIICCYQRQRSKGSDRRTFADNTVYSSSANNGAGSVIVASPPPRYISSPSPPTELPPSYDSVMHPSDQSYPPTDNVNLSVIHPSDQSDPPTDNVTPSAMHPSDRTDPRTDNVNLSVIHPSDQSDPPTDNVTPSVMHPSDQTDSPTDNVNPSVIHPSDQFDPSTDNITPSVMHPSDQTDSPTDNNNPSVSHPSDHSYLPTDNVTSSVMHPSDRTIH, from the exons ATGGATATGatcaataggcctataatatacGTGCATGCATGCCATGTTCTGACATTGGCTCTTCACATCGGGGCACTCGCACTAG GTACACCGACCTATCTGCTCGAGGATGGTATGTACGAATCTGAAGGTCGAGTTGAAGCGAATTTCTCCGGCTCTGCCCCGGCTTCATTCTGTGACAGTCTTTGGGGTATTGAAGAAGCCACTGTAATCTGTAAACATTTGAACTACACCGGTGCCGATCTAGCATTGCTCTCGGGATACTTCGGAGACGTTCGGAATGAGTCGCTGAGTCAACCAGCTTATGGTGAACTGTCTTGCACTGGGTTTGAGGATCATCTACTTCAGTGTAACTACACAGATGTAGGCTCTGCATGCCCTCACTCTGGAAAAGGTGCAGGTGTTAGGTGTACAGCATATG GAAGTCTTCGCCTTTCCAATGGATCTGTACCTGGTGAGGGTCGTGTTGAGATTCTTGGAGAATCAGGAGTTTGGGGAACAATATGTGATGATGAATGGGACAGGATTGATGCAGGAGTGGCCTGTAGACAACTTGGATTCCCGGGTGCTATAGAAGCCATCGTCAATGAAAATTATACACATTCGCAACCACTCTTTGGTCCTGGTTCAGGTCCAATTCTCCTAGATGGACTCGAGTGTAGTGGAGGCGAGAGACATTTAATAGACTGTCCAGTGACAAAAGAATTTGGGATTCACGACTGTTCACACGAAGAAGACGCGGGTGTAAGATGTGACACAAAAC TGATTCGTCTGCAAAACGGGGAATATCCCAATCAAGGTCGAGTTGAAGTTTATCACGGAGGATCATGGGGTACAATCTGTTCTTGGAATATGGATGCTGCTCATATCGCATGTCGAGAACTGGGGTATCCACTAGGAGCGTTGGAAAACACATCAGTAGCTGGAGGGGATGGACGAGTCCTACTGGACGAGGTATTCTGTTCAGGAAACGAGTCTCATGTTCGGGATTGTGATTCTTTAGGGTGGGCTAAGGTTCAAAGCTGTTCTCCAAATCCACATCCATATCAACTCACAGCAGGCGTCATCTGTAATG ATCCAGCCAACTTTGTAAAACTTCTGAGTGGATCTACCAGCTACGAAGGTATTGTTGAATACCGTTTTGGATCTGTACCTGGTTTTATATGTGACCCTGATTGGAGTATAGCTGAAGCAGAAGTCGTCTGTCGACAGCTCGGTTACCAGTATGGAAGAAATGAAAGACCAGTTTCACTTGGCCCATTATCTGGGACGATCTTTTATCATGACTATCAGTGTAACGGAACTGAAGAGCATCTCGGTGAATGCCAAGTCTCATCGTCCTCTTACTTTGAATGCGAACCGACAAACATCGCCCAGGTCAGATGTGGACCTCCAAAAG AGTTTGATCTTCGCCTGATGGGAAGTGACTACACAGAACAAGGCAGAGTAGATGTATACTATAATAATGAGTGGAGCTCTATCACGGACGATTATTTCTTCACTAACGTCCGACAGACAATATGTCGACAGCTTGGTTATGAAGGATCACCTAGTACTTACTACTCGTACAACCTATTTGAGAGTGGATCGGGTAGGATCGTCATCGATGGCTTATATTGCGGCTTCTTTGATTCCAAGATaaccgactgcagcataacattcACCGGTAATGAATCATTGAATACCCGTGATGACGAACTGGAAGTTTTATGTGCACCATATG TATCGGTGGCGAACCATCCTGTCCGACTGGTCAACGAGAAAGGTGTGATCAACAGAGATTACGGTCGAGTAGAGATTCTTCATGATGGTCTTTGGGGATCTATATGTGACGATTACACGAACGATGGCACTGCCGAC CTCATCTGCAGTCaactagggcatgatattactTATGCAAGAAGTCTCCGACCATCATCGTATGACATCCCTTTTCCTGTCAGGGAATGGTTTAGTTTTATATCATGTAATTGGGATTCACGATTCATCTTCCAATGCCGTTTTTCGCCCTGGGGATATGTGGATACAGATTGGTGTTACAGTGGGAGACACGCTGGAGTACAGTGCATTGAAACTTTGCCATTCGTCACGACTTCAG AAGCCCCAGTGATACCTGATTCTTCGTCACCTATGCTGACACAGtgggaaatatttttgataGCTGTCGCTTTCTTGGTTCCGGTGATGTGTGTGATCATCTGTTGCTATCAACGACAACGATCAAAAGGATCGGATAGGCGGACTTTTGCTGACAACACCGTCTACTCTTCGTCTGCGAATAATGGAGCAGGATCTGTGATAGTCGCTTCGCCTCCACCTCGCTATATCTCCTCTCCATCACCTCCGACGGAGCTACCGCCGAGCTACGATTCAGTAATGCACCCATCGGATCAAAGTTATCCACCAACAGACAATGTTAACCTTTCAGTAATTCACCCATCGGATCAATCTGATCCACCAACAGACAATGTTACCCCTTCAGCTATGCACCCGTCAGATCGAACTGATCCACGAACAGACAATGTTAACCTTTCAGTAATTCACCCATCAGATCAATCTGATCCACCAACAGACAATGTTACCCCTTCAGTTATGCACCCATCAGATCAAACTGATTCACCAACAGACAATGTTAACCCTTCAGTGATTCACCCATCAGATCAATTTGATCCATCAACAGACAATATTACCCCTTCAGTTATGCACCCATCAGATCAAACTGATTCACCAACAGACAATAATAACCCTTCAGTAAGTCACCCATCAGATCATTCTTATCTACCAACAGACAATGTTACCTCTTCAGTTATGCACCCATCAGATAGAACTATCCACTAA